Sequence from the Mycobacterium florentinum genome:
GTGAAAGTGACTGCCAAATGACCGATCTCGCGCGCGGTCCGTCGTGGCTGGACACTCTGGGCCCCAGGCTGGTGGCATCCACCCGCAAGCTGGGGGAACAGACCGAGTTCTACGGAAAATCGCTGGCCGCCACCGTGGACGCGGTACGGCGCTACCCGAACGAACTGCTGCGCCTGATCGCCGAGATGGGAATGGGCACAGGCGCTTTGGCGGTGATCGGGGGCACCGTCGGCATCATCGGCTTCTTGACCCTGACGACCGGCGCTCTCGTCGCGGTGCAGGGATACGACACGCTGTCCAACATCGGAGTGGAAGCACTGACCGGCTTCCTGTCGGCGTTCCTGAACGTCCGGATGATCGCGCCCTGCACGGCCGGGCTGGCATTGGCGGCCACGATCGGTGCCGGTGCGACGGCGCAGCTGGGTGCGATGCGCATCAACGAGGAGATCGACGCCCTGGAAG
This genomic interval carries:
- a CDS encoding ABC transporter permease; its protein translation is MTDLARGPSWLDTLGPRLVASTRKLGEQTEFYGKSLAATVDAVRRYPNELLRLIAEMGMGTGALAVIGGTVGIIGFLTLTTGALVAVQGYDTLSNIGVEALTGFLSAFLNVRMIAPCTAGLALAATIGAGATAQLGAMRINEEIDALEVMGIRSITYLASTRIIAGVLVVIPLYAVAVLMSFIAAKFLTIYAYGQSRGVYEHYFSTFLRPSDLMWSFLSALTMATGVMVVHTYYGFTATGGPAGVGEAVGRSVRSSMIVTAFVCLMISLSVYGQSGNFNLSG